A stretch of Brassica napus cultivar Da-Ae chromosome C6, Da-Ae, whole genome shotgun sequence DNA encodes these proteins:
- the LOC106406683 gene encoding thiosulfate/3-mercaptopyruvate sulfurtransferase 1, mitochondrial-like isoform X1 yields the protein MRHGTCQMSRGIPSKNIRLLIFLVLSSSIWMEYQIDRQVCHICCRLRKLLLLVALLLELRTKMEWLFMMQRVSLVQLVYGGEMFRVFGHDKVWVLDGGLPRWRASGYDVESSASGDAILKASAASEAIEKIYQGHSVSPITFQTKFQPHLVWTLDQVKNNMEDQTYQHVDARSKARFDGTAPEPRKGIRSGHIPGSKCVPYPQLFDSASQTLLPAEDLKKRFEQEEISLDKPIMASCGTGVTACILAMGLHRVGKTDVPVYDGSWTEWATQPDLPMEGEDSSS from the exons ATGCGTCATGGTACATGCCAGATGAGCAGAGGAATCCCATCCAAGAATATCAG GTTGCTCATATTCCTGGTGCTCTCTTCTTCGATTTGGATGGAATATCAGATCGATCGACAAGT TTGCCACATATGTTGCCGTCTGAGGAAGCTTTTGCTGCTGGTTGCTCTGCTCTTGGAATTGAGAACAAAGATGGAGTGGTTGTTTATGATGCAAAGGGTGTCTTTAGTGCAGCTCGTGTATGGTGGTGA GATGTTCCGAGTTTTTGGACATGACAAAGTGTGGGTGCTCGATGGAGGTCTACCGAGATGGCGTGCTTCAGGATATGATGTTGAATCTAGTGCATCAGGTGATGCTATTTTGAAAGCCAGTGCTGCAAGTGAGGCTATAGAGAAAATCTATCAAGGACATTCC GTGAGTCCAATAACCTTTCAGACCAAGTTCCAGCCACATCTAGTGTGGACACTTGATCAG GTCAAGAACAATATGGAGGATCAAACATATCAACACGTAGACGCACGTTCCAAAGCCAG GTTTGATGGTACGGCTCCAGAACCCCGTAAGGGAATAAGAAGTGGTCATATCCCTGGAAGCAAGTGTGTCCCTTATCCTCAG TTGTTTGATTCTGCTTCTCAAACATTGTTACCAGCAGAAGACCTGAAGAAACGGTTTGAACAAGAAG AGATCTCATTGGACAAGCCTATTATGGCTTCGTGTGGCACTGGCGTGACAGCTTGCATCCTGGCAATG GGGCTTCACCGAGTGGGAAAAACTGATGTGCCAGTCTACGATGGCTCGTGGACTGAATGGGCAACACAACCAGACTTGCCTATGGAAGGGGAGGATTCTTCTTCATGA
- the LOC106406683 gene encoding thiosulfate/3-mercaptopyruvate sulfurtransferase 1, mitochondrial-like (The RefSeq protein has 1 substitution compared to this genomic sequence) encodes MASTLFSRTFLAASHRLITPSLLPQKTLNLASFLTRRGLFSQLGSYSTAYRSARAMASAGIGARAGFSTSSSVPTNEPVVSADWLHSNLREPDLKVLDASWYMPDEQRNPIQEYQVAHIPGALFFDLDGISDRSTSLPHMLPSEEAFAAGCSALGIENKDGVVVYDAKGVFSAARVWWMFRVFGHDKVWVLDGGLPRWRASGYDVESSASGDAILKASAASEAIEKIYQGHSVSPITFQTKFQPHLVWTLDQVKNNMEDQTYQHVDARSKARFDGTAPEPRKGIRSGHIPGSKCVPYPQLFDSASQTLLPAEDLKKRFEQEEISLDKPIMASCGTGVTACILAMGLHRVGKTDVPVYDGSWTEWATQPDLPMEGEDSSS; translated from the exons ATGGCTTCGACTCTTTTCTCCAGAACTTTTCTAGCTGCAAGCCACCGCTTGATCACTCCGTCTCTTCTCCCTCAAAAGACCCTTAATCTCGCCTCCTTTCTTACT AGGAGAGGGCTCTTCTCTCAGTTAGGCTCTTACTCTACAGCTTATAGATCAGCTCGAGCTATGGCTTCTGCTGGAATTGGGGCAAGAGCAGGCTTCTCGACTTCATCATCTGTACCAACTAATGAGCCTGTTGTTTCTGTCGATTGGCTCCATTCTAATCTTAGAGAGCCTGATTTGAAG GTTTTGGATGCGTCATGGTACATGCCAGATGAGCAGAGGAATCCCATCCAAGAATATCAG GTTGCTCATATTCCTGGTGCTCTCTTCTTCGATTTGGATGGAATATCAGATCGATCGACAAGT TTGCCACATATGTTGCCGTCTGAGGAAGCTTTTGCTGCTGGTTGCTCTGCTCTTGGAATTGAGAACAAAGATGGAGTGGTTGTTTATGATGCAAAGGGTGTCTTTAGTGCAGCTCGTGTATGGTG GATGTTCCGAGTTTTTGGACATGACAAAGTGTGGGTGCTCGATGGAGGTCTACCGAGATGGCGTGCTTCAGGATATGATGTTGAATCTAGTGCATCAGGTGATGCTATTTTGAAAGCCAGTGCTGCAAGTGAGGCTATAGAGAAAATCTATCAAGGACATTCC GTGAGTCCAATAACCTTTCAGACCAAGTTCCAGCCACATCTAGTGTGGACACTTGATCAG GTCAAGAACAATATGGAGGATCAAACATATCAACACGTAGACGCACGTTCCAAAGCCAG GTTTGATGGTACGGCTCCAGAACCCCGTAAGGGAATAAGAAGTGGTCATATCCCTGGAAGCAAGTGTGTCCCTTATCCTCAG TTGTTTGATTCTGCTTCTCAAACATTGTTACCAGCAGAAGACCTGAAGAAACGGTTTGAACAAGAAG AGATCTCATTGGACAAGCCTATTATGGCTTCGTGTGGCACTGGCGTGACAGCTTGCATCCTGGCAATG GGGCTTCACCGAGTGGGAAAAACTGATGTGCCAGTCTACGATGGCTCGTGGACTGAATGGGCAACACAACCAGACTTGCCTATGGAAGGGGAGGATTCTTCTTCATGA